Proteins co-encoded in one Polaromonas vacuolata genomic window:
- the nth gene encoding endonuclease III: MNKVAINDFFATLKAANPMPVTELEYTSVFELLTAVLLSAQATDVSVNKATRKLFVVANTPQKIFDLGLLGLESYIKTIGLYHSKAKHLLETCKMLIEQHGSVVPRLRQELEALPGVGRKTANVVLNSAFGEATMAVDTHIFRVSNRTGLAVGKTPLAVELKLLKRIPKAYLIDAHHWMILHGRYVCMARQPRCWECGVANFCDYKAKTLQD; this comes from the coding sequence ATGAATAAAGTAGCCATTAACGACTTTTTTGCGACCCTCAAAGCCGCCAACCCTATGCCGGTCACGGAGCTTGAATACACCAGTGTGTTCGAGCTGTTGACGGCGGTTTTACTCTCAGCACAAGCGACCGATGTGAGCGTTAACAAAGCCACACGCAAGTTGTTTGTCGTCGCCAACACGCCGCAAAAAATCTTTGACTTAGGTCTTCTTGGCCTAGAGAGCTACATCAAGACTATTGGTCTTTATCACAGCAAAGCCAAGCATTTATTAGAAACTTGCAAGATGCTTATCGAGCAACATGGCAGTGTGGTTCCAAGGCTCAGGCAAGAGCTAGAAGCCCTGCCAGGCGTGGGCCGCAAGACCGCCAACGTGGTGCTCAACTCTGCTTTTGGTGAAGCCACTATGGCGGTGGACACGCATATTTTTCGGGTCAGTAACCGGACTGGCTTGGCCGTTGGAAAAACACCGTTAGCGGTCGAGCTCAAACTGCTAAAACGAATACCTAAAGCGTATTTGATTGACGCCCACCACTGGATGATTCTGCATGGCCGCTATGTCTGCATGGCGCGCCAACCCAGATGCTGGGAATGCGGCGTAGCAAACTTTTGCGACTACAAAGCCAAAACACTTCAAGATTAA